The Nitriliruptor alkaliphilus DSM 45188 genome includes a region encoding these proteins:
- a CDS encoding DUF3039 domain-containing protein, whose amino-acid sequence MDASTTHAPARAADTQVTPRTAPATPVIDPQTRPDPSAGDGDHDRFTHYVAKRQLERAKRKGTAVTALCGKRWKPDGDPSRYPMCPTCAELAAELLTRGLGGSGS is encoded by the coding sequence ATGGACGCCTCGACCACTCACGCTCCGGCACGTGCCGCGGACACCCAGGTGACCCCCCGGACGGCACCGGCGACCCCGGTGATCGATCCACAGACCCGTCCGGACCCCTCGGCCGGTGACGGGGACCACGACCGCTTCACCCACTACGTCGCCAAGCGACAGCTGGAACGGGCGAAGCGCAAGGGGACCGCCGTCACCGCGTTGTGCGGCAAACGCTGGAAGCCGGACGGTGACCCGTCGCGATACCCGATGTGCCCGACCTGCGCCGAGCTCGCTGCTGAGCTGCTCACGCGCGGCCTCGGCGGTTCGGGCAGCTGA
- the pgmB gene encoding beta-phosphoglucomutase: MPDVPIRAVIFDLDGVLTDTAEFHYRAWQELADAEGLPFDRQANEALRGVSRADSLRLVLAGREVDEATFARMMAEKNERYVELLADMSPDDLLPGALELVEACRDRGLKLAIGSSSKNAPMVLDALEITDRFDAIADGSTVEVAKPAPDLFLAAARSLDVEPATCAVVEDAEAGVDAALAAGMLAVGIGPAERVGHAHLRYPSTADVDLETILARGA, encoded by the coding sequence GTGCCCGACGTGCCGATCCGTGCCGTGATCTTCGACCTCGACGGCGTCCTGACCGACACCGCCGAGTTCCACTACCGCGCGTGGCAGGAGCTCGCCGATGCCGAGGGGCTGCCGTTCGACCGACAGGCGAACGAGGCGCTCCGGGGGGTGTCGCGCGCTGATTCGCTGCGCCTCGTGCTCGCTGGCCGCGAGGTGGACGAGGCCACCTTCGCGCGGATGATGGCCGAGAAGAACGAACGCTACGTCGAGTTGCTGGCCGACATGTCACCCGACGATCTGCTGCCCGGTGCGCTCGAGCTCGTCGAAGCGTGCCGGGACCGTGGACTGAAGCTCGCGATCGGCTCGTCGTCGAAGAACGCGCCGATGGTCCTCGACGCGCTCGAGATCACCGATCGGTTCGACGCCATCGCCGACGGGTCGACGGTCGAGGTGGCCAAGCCCGCGCCCGACCTGTTCCTGGCCGCCGCACGTTCCCTCGATGTCGAGCCAGCCACGTGTGCGGTCGTCGAGGACGCCGAGGCCGGCGTGGACGCGGCCCTGGCGGCCGGCATGCTCGCCGTCGGCATCGGGCCCGCGGAGCGCGTCGGCCACGCCCACCTGCGGTACCCGTCCACCGCCGATGTCGACCTCGAGACCATCCTCGCCCGCGGGGCGTGA
- a CDS encoding heme-dependent oxidative N-demethylase subunit alpha family protein, producing MTGSPAAPLPPVVVPFAVRAMPHVRPDLWPLTRPVPPHVEDDGPRTLVRIDAEVPRLVAAARQRVATDPAPWTSHTPDLAPGDALTAGLALGRAVSRDVPELLMAAGDSLTVSAAGVGVTSGGRIDRQPVTSGGEDRVASRQVADRLAAVPPEHRLLEAVALAVAEDVVLVDASGRAVWLHVCTPSGWDPGAAAGRHLSELHGPVPAADRLRAASDALTRAIVTSGPHVRWVWGLTDDPAAAHHPRFRGPPATARGPIAELTFRAERQTTLALPDLGLGVFLIRVLRAPLGEVASSVSRRARLAEAIEVMPPELARYKGVADRRDELLDWLTAPAEPRR from the coding sequence GTGACCGGCAGCCCGGCGGCACCGCTGCCGCCGGTGGTCGTCCCGTTCGCGGTCCGGGCGATGCCGCACGTGCGACCGGACCTCTGGCCGCTCACCCGGCCCGTCCCGCCCCACGTCGAGGACGACGGTCCTCGGACCCTGGTGCGGATCGACGCGGAGGTGCCGAGGCTCGTGGCTGCAGCGCGGCAGCGGGTCGCCACGGACCCGGCACCCTGGACCTCGCACACCCCGGATCTCGCCCCGGGCGACGCGCTCACTGCCGGCCTGGCCCTCGGTCGTGCCGTGAGCCGTGACGTTCCCGAGCTGCTCATGGCCGCGGGCGACAGCCTCACCGTGTCCGCCGCCGGGGTCGGCGTGACGTCCGGTGGCAGGATCGATCGGCAGCCGGTCACGTCGGGAGGCGAGGACCGCGTCGCGTCGCGGCAGGTGGCCGACCGCCTCGCTGCGGTGCCGCCCGAGCACCGGCTCCTCGAGGCGGTGGCGCTGGCCGTGGCGGAGGACGTCGTGCTCGTGGACGCGTCGGGTCGGGCCGTCTGGCTCCACGTGTGCACGCCGTCGGGGTGGGACCCGGGCGCCGCTGCTGGCCGCCACCTGAGCGAGCTGCACGGCCCGGTGCCCGCGGCGGATCGCCTTCGAGCTGCGAGCGACGCCCTGACCCGCGCCATCGTGACGTCGGGACCGCACGTGCGCTGGGTCTGGGGGCTGACCGACGATCCGGCGGCCGCACACCACCCGCGGTTCCGCGGCCCACCGGCGACCGCGCGTGGTCCGATCGCCGAGCTCACGTTCCGGGCCGAGCGGCAGACCACCCTGGCGCTGCCCGACCTCGGGCTCGGGGTGTTCCTGATCCGGGTGCTGCGGGCGCCCCTCGGCGAGGTCGCCTCGTCGGTGTCGCGGCGCGCGCGCCTGGCCGAGGCGATCGAGGTCATGCCGCCCGAGCTCGCGCGCTACAAGGGGGTCGCGGACCGCCGCGACGAGCTCCTCGACTGGCTCACCGCTCCCGCCGAGCCACGCCGGTAG
- a CDS encoding chloride channel protein, with translation MPQSARRAWALVRRALGAVRRRAQAEGTVDGVMLGLGATTGLLTGVLAWLLISIVEVLQHVVWTDPAPAWQLVLVPAVGGLLVGLLVTRVVPEVAGGGIVSTMETLALHGGRFRRRVPLGALGATSVALGSGASGGREGPIVLIGGSVGSVVGRLLPIGEARMRSLVAAGAAAGIGASFNAPIGGMLFAIEVLQLGVRGAGLQVVVVGSVVGSVVARQLVGEDLIFQPTREFGLGDPIELVVYALLGLLAVVVALGFHRGEQLAQRAAAWSRRRIGRVATLGAAGLVVGLIALVVPEVLGDGESVPPIVGVREPIQAILDVEYGTTWTAAALLLVLLVAKLVATSVTVGAGSAVGSFAPMLLTGAALGGVVGTAALPILPALDPGAVATVGMAAVFGATARAPLTAIIIVFELVGDYELVLPLMLAVGLAVFLHDRVRPEGIYAAHLRRRGVVLGRPDDVDVLQRVTVAEVMTRDHPTIPADADRAAVEAHFARGGGRGYAVVDPRGQLVGILTRGDLATRDGRTAADLCTRRALTVVTDDPVFVAVRRMASLDVGRVPVLDQSTRRMVGMLRREDIVRAYQLGLTRGAATQQREAASQLRDLTGVRFVELAVDDRSPVVGAAVRDVAWPERTVLTSVRRDQGVVVPTGETVLASGDVLVVLAADPDAVRDLIAGAPADR, from the coding sequence GTGCCCCAGTCGGCACGACGGGCCTGGGCGCTCGTGCGTCGGGCCCTCGGGGCCGTCCGGCGCCGGGCCCAGGCGGAGGGCACCGTCGACGGGGTCATGCTCGGGCTCGGTGCCACGACCGGTCTGCTGACCGGCGTCCTGGCGTGGCTGCTGATCTCGATCGTCGAGGTGCTCCAGCACGTGGTGTGGACCGACCCGGCACCGGCCTGGCAGCTGGTCCTGGTGCCTGCCGTCGGCGGGCTGCTCGTCGGCCTGCTCGTCACCCGTGTGGTCCCCGAGGTGGCCGGTGGGGGGATCGTGTCCACGATGGAGACGCTCGCCCTGCACGGCGGTCGCTTCCGCAGGCGGGTGCCGCTCGGCGCGCTCGGCGCGACCTCCGTGGCGCTCGGCTCCGGTGCCTCGGGTGGTCGCGAGGGCCCGATCGTGCTGATCGGAGGGTCGGTCGGTTCGGTCGTCGGTCGGCTGCTACCGATCGGGGAGGCTCGCATGCGGTCACTGGTGGCCGCCGGGGCGGCTGCCGGCATCGGTGCATCCTTCAACGCACCCATCGGAGGGATGCTGTTCGCGATCGAGGTCCTCCAGCTCGGCGTCCGGGGCGCCGGCCTGCAGGTCGTGGTCGTCGGTTCGGTGGTCGGTTCGGTGGTCGCGCGCCAGCTGGTCGGTGAAGACCTGATCTTCCAGCCGACCCGCGAGTTCGGTCTCGGCGACCCGATCGAGCTCGTGGTGTACGCCCTGCTCGGCCTGCTGGCGGTCGTGGTCGCGCTCGGCTTCCACCGGGGTGAGCAGCTCGCTCAGCGGGCTGCGGCGTGGTCGCGTCGCCGGATCGGCCGCGTCGCCACCCTCGGCGCGGCCGGGTTGGTCGTCGGCCTCATCGCCCTCGTGGTCCCCGAGGTGCTCGGTGACGGGGAGTCGGTCCCGCCGATCGTCGGCGTCCGCGAACCGATCCAAGCCATCCTCGACGTCGAGTACGGGACGACGTGGACGGCCGCGGCGCTCCTGCTCGTCCTGCTGGTGGCCAAGCTCGTGGCCACGAGCGTCACCGTCGGTGCCGGTTCGGCGGTCGGCTCCTTCGCCCCGATGCTGCTGACCGGCGCGGCCCTCGGCGGGGTGGTCGGCACCGCCGCCCTCCCGATCCTGCCCGCGCTCGATCCCGGGGCCGTCGCCACCGTCGGCATGGCAGCGGTCTTCGGGGCGACCGCTCGCGCTCCGCTGACGGCCATCATCATCGTCTTCGAGCTCGTCGGGGACTACGAGCTCGTCCTCCCGCTCATGCTCGCCGTCGGGCTGGCCGTCTTCCTCCACGACCGTGTCCGCCCGGAGGGCATCTACGCCGCGCACCTGCGCCGGCGTGGCGTCGTCCTCGGCCGGCCCGACGACGTGGACGTCCTCCAGCGGGTCACGGTCGCCGAGGTGATGACCCGCGACCATCCGACCATCCCCGCGGACGCCGACCGCGCCGCGGTGGAGGCGCACTTCGCCCGCGGCGGCGGCCGTGGCTACGCGGTGGTCGATCCGCGTGGCCAGCTCGTCGGCATCCTGACCCGTGGGGACCTCGCGACCCGTGACGGTCGCACCGCCGCGGACCTGTGCACCCGTCGCGCCCTGACCGTGGTCACCGACGATCCGGTCTTCGTCGCGGTACGGCGGATGGCCTCCCTCGACGTCGGTCGCGTCCCCGTCCTCGACCAGAGCACCCGGCGGATGGTGGGGATGCTGCGGCGCGAGGACATCGTGCGGGCCTACCAGCTCGGCCTGACGCGAGGCGCCGCGACCCAGCAGCGCGAGGCGGCCTCGCAGCTGCGCGACCTGACCGGTGTGCGCTTCGTCGAGCTCGCGGTCGACGATCGCTCCCCGGTCGTGGGTGCGGCCGTCCGCGACGTCGCCTGGCCCGAACGGACCGTGCTGACCAGCGTCCGTCGCGATCAGGGCGTGGTGGTGCCGACCGGAGAGACCGTCCTGGCGTCCGGGGACGTGCTGGTCGTCCTCGCCGCGGACCCCGACGCGGTCCGGGACCTCATCGCCGGGGCTCCGGCGGACCGCTGA